The Daucus carota subsp. sativus chromosome 2, DH1 v3.0, whole genome shotgun sequence genome includes a window with the following:
- the LOC108205866 gene encoding ABC transporter B family member 15 codes for MGNINKKSGSIFSIFMHADAVDLLLMILGFIGAVGDGLSTPVMLFVTSKLMNNVGSTISFQTVNHDFTHDINKNALALCYLAAAQWIASFLEGYCWTRTGERQASRMRARYLKAVLRQDVGYFDLHVTSTAEVITSVSNDTLVIQDVISEKVPVFLMNASIFIGAYIAAFLMLWRLAIVGLPFALFLIIPGLIYGRTLTSIARKMRVEYNKADAITEQAISSIRTVYSFVGEKRIVSDYSAALEGTVKLGLKQGLAKGLAIGSNGVVFAIWSFMSYYGSRMVMYNNAQGGTTLQVGSCIIVGGLSLGSGLSVVKYLSEAVAAGERITEVINRVPKIDLENMDGMILENISGEVELRHVEFEYPSRPEPMVFKDLNLKIPAGKMVALVGESGSGKSTVIALLQRFYDPIKGEILIDGVPIEKLQLKWLRSQMGLVSQEPALFATTIKENILFGKEDADIDEVIEAAKASNAHNFISQLPQGYDTQVGERGVQMSGGQKQRIAIARAIIKSPRILLLDEATSALDSESERVVQDALDKAAIGRTTIIIAHRLSTVRNADLIAVLQHGDVKEIGSHNHLSKDQNSVYTTLLNLQQSQKNHECSLNPLTTTNNTASSSPNTDISACLSASANSVARDEEQHTSNAPVILNEQVSSVPSFKRLLAMNSPEWKQAVLGSLSAVIFGAVQPAYSFALASTLSLFFLRDHEEIKRKTRIYGLWFLGLAVFSVVINIIQHYNFAAIGEYLTKRIRERMLSRILTFEIGWFDRDENSSGAICSRLAKDANMVRSLVGDRMALVIQTTSAVIIACTMGLVIAWRLAVLMIAVQPLIIVCYYFKRILLKSMSSKAAKSQEETSKLAGEAVSNLRTVTSFSSQSRILKLVEKAQEGPSSESARRSWYAGFGLGTSQSLVLCTWALDFWYGGKLIADGHIDAKALFQTFIILVSTGRVIADAGSMTNDLAKGSDAVRSVFAVLDRDSLIDPEDPEGYKPDKITGRVELCEVNFAYPARPNTMIFKNFSICIEEGKSTALVGQSGSGKSTIIGLIQRFYDPLQGVVKIDGKDIRSYHLRSLRQHIALVSQEPTLFAGTIRENIMYGTSNQKIDETEVIEAAKAANVHIFITGLKDGYDTWCGDKGLQLSGGQKQRIAIARAILKNPAVLLLDEATSALDSQSENVVQAALEHVMMGRTSIVVAHRLSTIQSCDTIAVLDKGKVVEKGTHSSLISKGSVGAYYALVSLQRTPNGGGTIK; via the exons aTGGGGAACATAAACAAGAAATCCGGGTCTATCTTCTCCATCTTCATGCATGCTGACGCTGTAGATTTGTTGTTGATGATTCTGGGTTTCATCGGGGCCGTCGGTGATGGTCTCTCCACGCCTGTCATGTTATTTGTAACCAGCAAGCTCATGAACAATGTTGGCAGTACCATTTCCTTTCAAACCGTAAATCATGATTTCACTCATGATATTAacaag AACGCCTTGGCTTTGTGTTACTTGGCTGCTGCTCAATGGATAGCTTCTTTCCTAG AGGGGTATTGTTGGACAAGAACCGGTGAACGACAAGCTTCGAGAATGAGAGCAAGATACTTGAAAGCAGTGTTAAGGCAGGATGTTGGCTACTTTGATCTGCATGTCACAAGTACCGCGGAGGTCATCACTAGTGTTTCCAATGATACCCTTGTTATTCAAGATGTTATCAGTGAAAAG GTTCCGGTTTTTTTGATGAATGCATCCATATTTATTGGAGCTTATATAGCAGCATTCTTGATGCTGTGGAGACTCGCGATTGTAGGGCTTCCATTTGCACTATTCCTGATCATCCCAGGTCTAATATACGGAAGAACACTGACCAGCATAGCAAGAAAGATGAGAGTTGAATATAACAAAGCAGACGCGATAACAGAACAAGCCATCTCATCAATCAGAACAGTGTATTCGTTTGTTGGAGAGAAGAGAATCGTATCGGATTACTCAGCAGCACTGGAGGGGACAGTGAAATTGGGACTCAAACAGGGACTGGCTAAAGGCTTGGCAATTGGGAGCAATGGGGTAGTTTTTGCAATATGGTCATTCATGTCATATTATGGAAGTCGAATGGTGATGTACAATAATGCTCAGGGAGGAACAACATTACAAGTTGGGTCTTGTATCATTGTCGGAGGATT ATCACTAGGCTCCGGGTTATCAGTGGTGAAATACTTATCTGAAGCAGTGGCGGCTGGGGAAAGGATAACGGAAGTCATAAACAGAGTGCCTAAAATAGATTTAGAGAACATGGATGGCATGATCCTAGAAAACATTTCTGGTGAGGTGGAGCTAAGACACGTTGAATTCGAGTACCCCTCCAGGCCCGAACCCATGGTTTTCAAGGACCTGAACCTAAAAATCCCAGCAGGTAAGATGGTGGCGCTGGTGGGTGAAAGTGGATCCGGTAAATCAACGGTTATTGCTCTGTTACAGAGATTTTACGACCCTATAAAAGGAGAAATATTGATCGATGGTGTACCCATTGAAAAGCTTCAGCTGAAATGGCTGAGATCGCAAATGGGGCTGGTGAGTCAAGAGCCAGCCCTCTTCGCCACcacaataaaagaaaatattttgttcGGCAAGGAAGATGCTGACATCGACGAGGTTATTGAAGCTGCCAAAGCTTCTAATGCTCACAACTTCATCAGTCAGTTGCCCCAAGGTTACGACACCcag GTTGGTGAAAGAGGTGTTCAAATGTCGGGAGGGCAGAAACAGAGAATAGCTATAGCGCGAGCAATCATCAAGTCCCCCCGAATACTACTCCTTGACGAAGCTACTAGCGCCCTCGACTCAGAATCCGAACGAGTAGTACAAGACGCACTCGACAAGGCAGCTATTGGCCGCACTACAATCATCATTGCACACCGCCTCTCCACTGTCCGAAATGCTGACCTCATTGCCGTGCTACAACATGGAGATGTCAAAGAAATCGGATCACATAATCATCTTAGCAAAGACCAAAATAGTGTCTACACAACCTTACTCAACCTCCAACAAAGCCAAAAGAATCATGAATGTTCACTAAACCCATTAACAACCACCAATAACACAGCGTCCTCGTCGCCAAATACTGATATAAGTGCGTGTCTGTCTGCATCAGCAAACTCCGTGGCACGAGACGAAGAACAACATACCAGTAATGCCCCTGTGATATTGAATGAACAAGTTTCATCAGTACCTTCATTTAAAAGACTGTTAGCTATGAATTCTCCTGAATGGAAACAAGCTGTGCTAGGAAGTCTATCTGCAGTAATTTTCGGTGCTGTTCAGCCTGCTTACTCTTTTGCATTGGCATCCACACTATCTCTGTTTTTTCTTCGAGATCATGAAGAGATTAAACGGAAAACCAGGATATATGGACTCTGGTTTCTTGGCTTGGCTGTCTTTTCTGTGGTGATCAATATAATTCAGCATTACAATTTTGCGGCTATAGGAGAGTACTTGACCAAGAGGATCAGAGAAAGAATGTTATCCCGAATTCTCACATTTGAGATTGGATGGTTTGATCGCGATGAAAACTCTAGTGGTGCCATCTGTTCTCGCCTTGCCAAAGACGCCAATATG gTAAGATCTTTAGTAGGTGATCGAATGGCACTTGTCATTCAAACAACTTCCGCAGTTATAATTGCTTGCACAATGGGCTTAGTCATTGCCTGGAGGCTTGCGGTTCTGATGATTGCAGTGCAGCCCCTCATCATTGTTTGTTATTACTTCAAGCGCATCCTGCTGAAAAGCATGTCCTCAAAGGCCGCCAAATCTCAGGAGGAAACTAGCAAGTTAGCAGGCGAGGCGGTCTCCAATCTAAGAACCGTGACATCTTTTTCATCCCAGAGCCGAATCcttaaattggttgaaaagGCCCAAGAAGGCCCGAGCAGTGAAAGTGCTCGACGATCTTGGTATGCTGGTTTTGGACTTGGTACCTCCCAGAGCCTCGTGCTATGCACTTGGGCTTTAGACTTTTGGTACGGTGGCAAACTAATTGCGGATGGTCACATTGATGCTAAGGCTCTGTTTCAAACCTTTATAATCTTGGTAAGCACGGGCCGTGTGATAGCAGATGCTGGGAGTATGACCAATGATCTTGCTAAAGGTTCTGATGCAGTTCGGTCAGTTTTTGCTGTATTGGACCGTGATTCCCTCATTGATCCCGAAGATCCAGAAGGCTACAAGCCAGATAAAATTACAGGCAGAGTTGAGTTATGTGAGGTAAATTTTGCATATCCAGCCAGGCCTAATACGATGATCTTCAAAAACTTCTCCATCTGCATAGAAGAAGGGAAATCAACAGCACTGGTTGGCCAGAGTGGATCAGGAAAATCAACTATAATCGGGCTGATCCAAAGATTTTATGATCCACTTCAAGGCGTAGTCAAAATTGATGGAAAAGATATAAGGTCATACCACCTTAGATCACTAAGGCAACACATTGCACTTGTCAGTCAAGAACCAACACTATTTGCTGGCACTATACGTGAAAATATCATGTATGGAACAAGTAATCAAAAGATTGATGAAACCGAGGTTATTGAAGCAGCTAAGGCAGCCAATGTGCACATTTTCATTACAGGGCTAAAAGACGGATACGATACATGGTGCGGAGACAAAGGACTGCAATTATCAGGAGGTCAGAAACAACGCATTGCTATAGCTCGCGCTATACTTAAAAATCCTGCAGTGTTATTGTTGGACGAAGCAACAAGTGCACTCGATAGCCAATCTGAGAATGTGGTTCAAGCTGCACTGGAGCACGTTATGATGGGAAGAACCAGCATTGTAGTGGCACATAGATTGAGTACGATACAGAGTTGTGACACAATCGCGGTGCTAGACAAAGGGAAAGTTGTCGAAAAAGGGACACATTCTTCACTGATTTCGAAAGGATCTGTGGGAGCTTACTATGCATTAGTAAGCCTGCAAAGAACGCCCAATGGTGGCGGCACCATCAAGTAA